CATTGGAACGATTTACCTCATCTCATCCCTCCCCTCCGCCCTTTCTTCCGAGTGAAAAGAGCGGGCGGGTGAACCTTGTCTTATTGCGCAAAAAGGCTTATCATGAAAGAGAGGGATTGTGGGGCTCCATACCGTTCGACAGAAAAATCGAAGTCCGGAAATTGAAGTGCGGAAAAAAGATGAAACCCGGCGGGCGTTCTTCTTCTATGGGGACATCAAGCGTCGGGACGTCAAAAGAGATCTTTTGCAAAGGGAATGCGGACGTATCGCGGCGGATGTTTCCTGTCTGGAGGCTTTCGTTCCGGAGGCTTGAGTTTCCGGTGCGTCTTCGTTCTGGAGCAGAAGGCGCGCCATTGTAAGAAATACCTTTATTTCACTATCGCGAGGGGGAAGGTTATTTGCATACGATTCTGGAAAAAAGGCAGCTCTCTCATGATCTCGAGAGGGGGCAGAGCGTCTACTACTTCAAGGTGACTGCGCCGGAGATCGCGCGGAACCGAAAGGCGGGGCAGTTTATTATCTTCCAGATCAATCGGGACCTGGGAGAGAGGGTACCCTTGACCATCGCGGACGCCAACGCGGAGGAGGGCTGGATCGCCATCGTGTTCCAAACGGTGGGGGCGACGACGCTCAAGTTGTCGCAGCTTGAGGTGGGCGACGAGATCCCCGTCATCCTTGGGCCTCTCGGGAGCCCCACCCACATCGAGAAGGTGGGGACGGTGGTTTGCGTGGGCGGCGGCATCGGTGTCGCGCCCATGTATCCTATCGTGCAGGCCCACAAGAGGGCGGGCAACAAGGTCATCACCATCATCGGGGCTCGGTCCAAGGACCTGGTCATCTTCGAGGATGAGATGAGGGCCATCGCGGACGAGGTGATCGTCGTCACGGACGACGGCACCTACGGGCGCAAGGGCCTGGTGACCGAGCCGCTGAAGGAGATCTGCGAGGGCAAGGACGGGCACGCCATGCCCAACGAGGTGGTTGCCATCGGGCCTCCCATCATGATGAAGTTCTGCGTGGCCACCGCGAAGCCCTTCGGCGTTCCCATCACCGTATCCCTGAACACGATCATGATCGACGGCACAGGCATGTGCGGCGGCTGCCGCGTCTCCGTCGGGGGCGAGACGAAGTTCGTCTGCGTCGACGGCCCGGAATTTGACGGCTACAAGGTGGACTTCGACAACATGATGACGCGCATGGGGGCGTTTCGCTCCAGGGAGCAGGAAGAATACCACAAGTGCCGCGTCGGCTTGGACGCGAAGGCGGGGGCATGACGATGGAACACAAGACGACCGAAATGTTGGAGAAAGAAGCCGAGAAGCTCTGGAGCGGGATTCAGGGCAAGACGCTGACCCCCAAGGACAGGGCAGGCATCCCGCAGCAGGAGATGCCGTCGCGGGATCCGGTCAAGAGGGCCCGCGAGATGGGGGAGGTGGCGCTGGGCTACACGGAGACGCAGGCCAGGGTCGAGGCGGAACGCTGCTTGAACTGCAAGAATCAGCCCTGCGTGAAGGGCTGCCCCGTGGGGGTCCACATTCCGGACTTCATCTCGCACATCCAGAAGGGCGATTTTAAGGCCGCTGTGGATACCATCAAAGAGACGAACCTCCTTCCGGCGATCTGCGGTCGTGTCTGCCCTCAGGAGAAACAATGCCAGAGCTTCTGCACGGTGGGCAAGATGCTGAAGTCCGTCGAGAAATCCGTCGCGATCGGGCGCCTGGAGCGCTTCGTCGCGGACTGGGAGCGAAACAACGACAAGACCACCGTCCCCACGCCGGCCGCTCCGACGGGCAGAAGGGTCGCCGTCGTCGGTTCCGGCCCGGCCGGGTTGACCGTGGCGGCGGACATCCGCAGGGCGGGACACGACGTCACGGTCTTCGAGGCGCTCCAGAAACAGGGCGGCGTGATGGTCTACGGCATTCCCGAGTTCCGCCTTCCGAAGGAGATCGTGGCAAAAGAGGTTGAGAACCTCAAGAAGATGGGCGTGAAGTTCGAGACGAGCTTCCTGGTGGGACGCACGGAGACCCTGGAGCAGCTCCTCGACGTTGAGGGGTACGACGCCGCCTTTGTCGGGACGGGCGCAGGCCTCCCCAAGTTCCTGAACATCGAGGGAGAGAACCTTACCGGCGTCTTCAGCGCCAACGAGTACCTCACCCGCGCCAACCTGATGAAGGCCTACGATACGGAGGGGGCGGACACCCCGCTCTATCAGGCGAAGCGTGTGGCCGTCTTCGGCGGCGGTAACGTCGCGATGGACGCGGCCCGCATGGCCTACCGCCTTGGGGCGGAGAAGGTCTACTGCATCTACCGCCGCACCCGCGCGGAGATGCCCGCACGGGCCGAGGAGGTGGAGCACGCCTTCGAGGAAGGGGTCGAGTTCCTCTTCCTGAAGAATCCTACCCGCTTCATTCCCCTTGAGACGGAGGACAGGGCCCTGAAAGGGCGCGTCGCAGGGGTCGAGCTGCTGGACTACGAGCTGGGGGAGCCCGATGCGTCGGGCCGCCGCAGCCCGGTGGCAAAGCCCGGCACGGAGCACGTGCTGGAGATCGACGCCGCAGTCGTCGCGCTGGGCAACATGTCGAACCCCCTGATGGCGAAGACGACGAAGGGGCTGAACGTCAACAAGCGCGGCAACATCATCGTCGAGGAGGAGACGCAGAAGACCAGCCTGGACAAGGTCTGGGCCGGCGGCGACATCGTCTTGGGCGCGGCCACCGTCATCCTGGCGATGGGCGAGGGGCGCAAGGCCGCCGCGAGCATCAACGAGTACCTGGCGGGGCTGGGCAGCAAGTAAGCAAGGAGCCCGCCGCAAAACGGGGCTTTATATCCAATGTTTTTTAGAGGGGCCGGGGATTTTGTTCTCCCCAGCCCCTCCGTCGTATATTCGGCTCGGCTATGTTACTCCCTAGGGCACGACCCGGATGCGTCCCGTCCCCTCCGTGAGGGTCCCGATGAGGGCCGAGCGCTCAAAGCCGTTTTCCCGGCAGAAGCGCAGCAGCGAGTTCGCCTGATCGGGAGCCACGGCCAGAAGCAGCCCCCCGGAGGTCTGGGCGTCGTAGATCATGTCCAGGGAGGCGAGCGTCGGGGAAAAGGTCTCCGAGATGTCCACCTGCTTCTCGTAAGCCTCCCGGTTCCTGTAGGCGCCCTCCGGCACCAGTCCCATGTCCGCGAGCTCCGGAACTCCGCCGAGGATCGGGACCTGCGACAGGGAGAGCTCGCAGTCCACGGTGCTCTCGCTGAGCATGTCCAAGATGTGCCCGACGAGCCCGAAGCCCGTGACGTCCGTCCCCGCATGGATGCTTCGGTGCAGCGTCCCGGAGAGCCTGAGGGGGAGGTCGTTGAGGGTGGTCATCCATCGCATGGCCTCTTCGGCCGTCCGGGGGTTCTCGACCATCCCCGCCTTGATCGCCGTGACCGCGACGCCCGTGCCGACGGGCTTCGTCAGGAGGAGCCGATCCCCCGGCCGCCCTCCGACGGTGCGCCATATTGCGTCCCGGTCCACCTCGCCGTAGACGACGAGGCCGTATTTGGGCTCCTCGTCCTGGACGCTGTGGCCGCCGACGAGGAACGCGCCCGAGGCGCGCGTCCTCTCGAAGCCCCCCTCCAGCACCTTCTTCAGGACCTCCAGCCCGAGGACCTTCGAGGGGAAGCCGACGATGTTCAGGGCCACGATGGGGCGGCCCCCCATCGCGAACACGTCGCTGATGGAGTTGGCCGCGGCGATCTGTCCCCAGACGTAGGGATCGTCGGATACGGGCGTGATGAAGTCGACGGTGAGGACGCCCAACCGGCGCTCGTCGATCGTCCAGAGGGCCGCGTCCTCGCCTCCGCTCCACGTCGCGAGAACCCGGTCGCTCTCGACATGGGGGATCTCCGCCAAAACCTGAGCCAGGTCCGCCGGACCTATTTTTGCGGCTCACCCGCTGGTTCGGGACATCTCCGTCAGGCGCTTCAGGACGGCCTGTTTGTCCCCGCAGGCCGCGCGCCGGTCGTTACAGGACATCGTCGCACAGGTTGGCGCCCAGACGGCGCTCCAGATCGAATGGCGCGGAGACGGGGAGGAGCAGCATGAGCTTGCTCATCAGCGCCTCGCGCGTCATGTTGCGGGCCGACAGGACCCCCAGGTCCAGCGCTCGCCGGCCAACCTCGTAGACCGCGGGGTCGGTCCCCCCGAAGGGCGCCTGCCCCCGGAGCACGAAGGGGATTCCCCTGGCGATTCCCCGTTCGATGGCGGGCAGGAGGTTCTCCCCCATGAAGGGCACGCCGCCAAGCCCATAGCCCTCCAGGACGACGGCCTTGGGGCCGGTGTCCGCGACGGCGTCCAGAAAACGGGCCGAGAGCCCGGGAAAGATCGGGACGAGGGCGACGTTCGTCTCGACCGCCGGGAACGGCCCCCAGGGCCGCTCGGCCGACAGGGCCGGGACCTGGGCCGTGAGCCAGGCAATCTTGTGGGTCCCCCGGTCCCTCATCTCCCCGAGGAAAGGGTAGTCCACGCCGACGAAGGCGTTCTTCCTGCGGCTGTCGATCTTGGTGATCCGGGGGCCGTGGAGGAGCAGGCCCGCGAAGGCGACGGAGACGCCCCGGCGCTTGTACATCGCCAGCTGCAGCGCGAGGTGGAAGGCCGCGTAGATGTTCTCCGAGACGTCGCTGTCGGGGGCGTCGGCGGAGAGCATGGAGCCGGTGAGGACGACGGGGACGGGGACGTCGTTCAGGAGGTAGGACAGCGCGGAGGCGGTCCACGCCATGGTGTCCGTGCCGTGGAGCATCACGATGGCGTCCGAGCGCGCGGCGCTGTCCCGAACGCAGTCGGCCATGACGAGCCAGTCGGAGGGATGCATGTTGGAGCTGTCCTTGGACATCAGATCGACGACGGCGACCTCATGCTCGAAGCCCATCAGGCCGGGACAGACGCGGAGCAGCTGCTCCCCCGCGAGGCCGGGTTGGAGGCCCCGGTCGGACTCCACGGACGCGATGGTCCCGCCGGTGGTCAGTAGTGAAATTTTCATGGCTGAATCCCTCCTGCTGAAGTAGGGAAAACGATACGAGCATCGTAATGTCACTCCGTCGGGTGCGCCAGCGGAGAATCGCCGATGTTACGGACCGGAAAGGCTGCATCGCCCCCGCCGTTTCGGCTATCGCCCGTTTTTCCCCTCCGTTTTTGGGCGGTCCTCCGTGATGCGGGCCACCCACAGAACGCCGCCGTCCTCCCCGACGACATCGACGAGCTCTCCGGGAAGGAGCTTTTGCGGATCGCGGGTCCGCGCGGGCAGCTCCATGCGCCCGGCCCGGGTGTCGGCCATGACCTTGCCCTGTCCCTCGCCCGAGCCTGCGATGGCGATGTAGACGGATGCCCGGGAGCCGATCAGGTTGTTCAGCTTCAGGCTGCCGTCCTCCTGAAAACCGAGGAACGTCCTGATCAACAGGAGCGAGGCGAGGACGAAGACCACGCCGGCCGCGATGCCGAAGGCCGAGGAGAGCCCCGGCGCGACGCCGGACAGGAGGCTCGCCAGGGTCACCCATCCGTAGCCGATGAAGAAGCCCACAAAGTTGCGCAGGGAAAGATAGCCGGAGAACCCCGGCGCATGGTCGTGGACCTCTCCGTAGTCGAAGTCCGCGTCGGGGGAATCCGCGTCTCCGCCGTCCTCCCCCATGCCGAGGGTCTGCAGGAGGAAGATTGCGGAGGCGAGGCCTCCTATGGCCGCGTGCGTCCACTCCCAGGGCGTCATTGGGCTTTATCCGCGCTCCCGGGGGCCGGTCGCTGGGGAGGCTTCTCTTCCTCCCTGCGTCCCAGAAGCCCGGGGCCGATGACGCCGGTCATCTTGAGCAGGTCCTGCAGCGGAGGCAGGCTGGTCGCGTAGTCGCGGACGAGGCCGGAGATGGAGTTCCCGCCCCCCGCGCCCCCGTCCCATACGGTAACCTTGTCGATCTTGAAGTTCGAGATGGCCTTTGCCTGAATTTCCATCATCGCGGGGACGCGATCCGCCATCATCAGCAGGAACGCGGCGTTCGCGTCGCCGCCGGAGGCCTCCACCAGTTTCCGGATACCCTCGGCGTTCGCCTCGAAGATGGCCTTCATGCCCTCCGCACGGCCCAGCATCTCGTTCTTGATGCGTTCTCCCTCGCCGAGGCCCTCACGCCGCTGCTGCTCCATCAGGGCCTCCGCCGCAATGATCCGCTGCTGTTTTTCCGCCTCGGCGGCCGGGATCGTATTGGCCAGCTGAGCGGCCTTGTCGCGCTCCTTTCGGGCGACCTCCGCCTCGAGCTCGGCCTCGTAGGCGATGCGCCGGGCCTCTGCCTGCGTCGTCTTCTCCGCCACGGTCCCGCGCTTATCCGCCTCGGCTACCTTCTCACGTAGCTCCGCCTCGGATTGGGCCTTGACCTGCCTGGCGATGTTCTCGCCCTTTACCGCCTCCGCCTCCGCGGAGGCGACGCCGATACGCTGCTCCTTTTCGGCCTCGGCCACGCCGATTTTCTGTTCCTTGTCGGCGGAGGCGACGCCGACGATCGCCCGTGAATTTGCCTCGGCGACGCCGATACGCTGTTCCTTCTCGGCCTCGGCGACGCCGATGGACTGCTCCTTTCCAGCTTGAGCGACGCCGATGGACTGCTCCTTGCCCGCGAGGCTGATGGCGATGTTCTTCTCCTTCTCCGCCTCGGCCACCCCGGTCTGTCCCTTCTTCTCCTGCTCGGCGACGTCGATGCGAGCCTGGTTGATGGCCTCGGACGCGGCCTTCTGGCCCAGGGCCTTGATGTAGCCCGATTCGTCGTCGATATCCTTGATGTTGACGTTGATGACCCGCAGGCCGACCTTCGCGAGCTCGACCTCCACGGACTCCATGACGGCGGACTGGAATTTCTCCCGGTCCTTGTTGATCTCCTCGATGTTCATGGTCGCGATGGTGGCGCGGAACTGACCGAAGATGATGTCCTCGGCCACCTTGCGGACATCCGAAAGGTTAAGGCCCAGCAGACGCTCGGCGGCGTTCTTCATGATCGCGGGCTCCGTGCTGATGCCCACCGTGAAGGTCGAGGGGGCCGCAATGCGGATGTTCTCCCTCGAGAGCGCACCCTGGAGCGGGATCTCGATGGAGATCGGGGTCAGGTCGAGATAGGCGTAGTCCTGGAAGAGGGGCCAGACGAAGGCGGCGCCGCCATGGATACACCGGGCCGAGCCCTCCCCCGTCTTTCCGTAGATGACGAGAATCCTGTCCGAGGGACAGCGCCGGTAACGCTTAAGCATGGCAAAAAAGGTCAAAAACAAAAACGCAGTCAGCAAAACGATAAAAACGAGCACTACGGGCATCTCAACCACTCCTTTTACGAGAGATTGCGAACTCGGGTTCGGGGAAAAACCGATCGAATCCGCTTCGATATGCCTCAGGAACAGACGGCTGGCGCTTCCTCAGCCGGTGCTCTGCATCGCGGCCATTGCCGCGCCGACCAAGCCCGCCCTGTAGCCCAGGGTACATTGGGTCAGCCGGGTGAAGCGCTCTCCGCGGCCTCCGTAGACCTCGGCGTAGACCTTTTGGCGCAGGGGGGCCAGCAGCCGCTCGCCCTGTCTCCCCACACCTCCGCCGATGCCGACGACCTCGGGCTGGAGGCCGTTGACGATGTTCGTCACGCCGCAGGCGAGATAGTCCACGTACTCGTCCACCACGCGGAGCGCCGCGGCGTCGCCCCGCTCCGCCGCGGCGAAGGCGGTGTGTCCTCCGACCCGCCCCTCCCTCTCGGCCAGAGCGTTCATGAGGCTCTCGGGATGCGCGGCCATGGCCTCGCGCGTCATGTTGATCAGCCCCGTCGCCGAGGCATAGGTCTCGAGGCAGCCGCGGCGTCCGCAGGTACAGGGCCGCCCGCCCTTCACGATCACCATGTGGCCGAACTCGCTAGCCGACGAGTTCCAACCCGTCCAGATGTGCCCGTTGACGACGAAGCCGGACCCCACGCCGGTGCCCAGGGTCAGGATCATGGCGCTCGACGCGCCCCTGACGCTGCCGGCGCAGACCTCCCCGAGGGCGGCGGCGTTGGCGTCGTTCTCCACGCGGACGGGGAGCCCCCATGCCTCGGACAGCAACTTCCCTAAAGGGAAGTTCCTCCAACCGAGGTTGTTGTTGTAGACGACAGACCCGGAGGAGGACTCGACCGTGCCGGGGCATCCCACCCCCGCGGCGGAGAGCTCCCCGCGAAGAATCCCCGCCGCGGAGACGGCCCGGTCGGCCGCCGCCAGGATGTCGCCGATGACGGCCTCCTGAGGGCGGTTGGCCCCCGTCGGCATCTCCGCCTCCCCGACAAGGTTCCCCGTTCCGTCGGTTACGCCGGCCTTGATGTTGGTCCCGCCGATATCCACTCCGATGTAGAACGCCATGCCCGTGCCTCCCCGTTCTATCGTTCCGCCCCTTTTTTCGGGGCGTGGGGACGGGGGGAGCCGTCGGCCACCGAGGGGGACAGCGAAGGATCCCGGGGGGCATGGGACGGTTGAGGGGCTTCCGCCTCCGCACGGTTTCGCCCATTCCTCTTTGCCCGATAGAGGGCCTCGTCGGCTCGCCGAACTAGACTTTTCGGCGTCTCCCCGGGGCGGAACAGGGAAATCCCCAGCGAGACCGTCAGGGTCTTGTACTTGCCGAGAGAAAGGGATCGGGTCTCGCAGCTTCTGCGGATTCGTTCCGCAACGATGTTTGCGATGAGCAGGTCCGCCCCGGCCAGAACGATGCTGAACTCCTCCCCTCCGTAACGTGTGGCGACGTCCTGTTCCCTCAGGGAGTCCCGGATGATCCGGGCCACGAACGCAAGTGCCCGGTCCCCCTCCTGGTGTCCCCACGTGTCGTTGAAATTTTTGAAATGATCGATGTCGAGCATGATGAAGGAAAGGTTCTTCCCCGTCTTTTCGGTATTTCTGACGCTCTCGTTGAGGACCTGTTCCAGGTAGGAACGGTTGTACAGCCCCGTCAGTCCGTCCCGTTGACTGAGCTCGCGATAGAGGGTGTTCTGTGCCTGCAGGAGGTTGTAGTTGTCGAATCGGGCCCGGCTCTCGAAGAGCTTCCGCAGGATCGAGAGAAAAGGAGCGGTGGCCAGCAGCGTCATATAGAAGATGTCCGGATAGGAAAGCCTGCTGAGATAGTAGGGGTTGTAGTACGTTCCCAGAAACATGATCCCTATGCCGAGGAAAAAGACGGAGTAGGATCCCGCATAGAGAAGCAGGCTGCGCAGAGGGGTCCTCGTCCTGACCATCTGGACGAACAGAAGCACGGAGCCGACGAGGCTCAGGAAGAAGGCGAGCGCGGCGCCGACGCAGACCCAGAGGAAACGGCCGTTCATGGCCGTGGCCAGCATCCCGAACGCCAGGGCGCACTGGATGCAGAGAACCGGCTTGTAGGCCTTTCGGATTCTTGGGGCCCCCTGAAGTTCCGAGAGGAAAAATCGGGCCCCTACGACGTTTGCCACCCCGAAGATCGACCAGGTCATGAATACGGTGAGTGGGGCCGGCAGCTTCAGATAGGCATGAAAGTGCCCGTTGAAGGAGGCGGCGAGCAGAGTACTGCTCAGCTGAATGATCATGAAGGTGCGGTATACTTTTTCGCCGGTCATCATGTAAAAGAGGAAGTACGTCACGACGAACGCAATCATGACCCCCACGAAAACGAGCTGGATAATCATGGATTTGAAGAAGAAACGGATAAAGGACAGCGGCGCCAACAGGCACAGCCTGGCGGCGACGGGGTAGTCGGAGCGCACGTTCAGGTAGACGTAGCCATCCCTGGCAGCTCCATCCAGGGGCGGCAGCCAGAGGACCGGATAGCGTGTGTAGAGGAACTGGAGGGCATTTCTCGAATCCCTGTCGTAGGAATAGTGCTCGTAGGAGGAGAGCGTCTTGGGGACGAAGCAGTCCACGTGCGTGATGTGGGGCGAGGCGATCATCAGGACCCCGCCCTCATCGGGACGCAGGGACACGCCCTTGATATCCCGTGCCAGATCCTCCATGGGGATGCGGAACCAGCTCGAACCGTTGAAGGAGTTCTGCGTAATGATATCGCCCGATACCGATTCGAAGGGAATGTCCTTTCCCGGGTTCTTGAGGCTCGGCGAATGAGTAGTCATCTTCTCGAGTCCCCGCAAAAGAGGGAGGGCGGTAGTGTCGAAGCCGGCGCCGGCTCTTTCGGAAAGGACGCTGCCCAGGATGATGAGGAAAGGAACAAGAAAAAACTTCAAAACGCGGTTTCGACGCATGAGCGCTCCAATCCTTTCGGGCTTCGTTCTGGCTTCGATGGGTGTTTCTCTGTTCCGATGTTCTCCTGTTCTATTGTATAAAAATGCTGATAAAAGGCAAGCGTTGGGATGGAAAACTATCCCGCGGGGTGCCGGCCTTTCCGCGCCCGAAAGGAACGGCACGCCCCATGTCCCGAACGATCCATTCATGATCCCCCGGCGGCGCCCCGGTACGCTTTTCCACTTTCCTGCGCCCCCTCTTTTTGTTAGTATTGGGTTGGATGTATTGAGGGTGACATTGAGGATGACAATTTTTGAAGGAGGCGCAATGAGATGACGGAGGGAAAATGGAACTGTGGGGACCGCATCGTCCGCTTCGAGCGGGAAGGACGGGCGGCGGTGGGGCGCATGGTGGGGGACGTCATTGCGACGGGGACGCCCAGCGGCGTTGCCCCCGTGCATGATGGGGACAGCGTGGAGGTGGAGATCGAGGGCATCGGCGTGCTGAGAAACCGCTTCGTCGGGTCCGAGGACTAGGAAGCATGCACATCACGCTGTGGCTTACGGGGGATGGGGGCCGGATACGGGTTCCCCGCTCCAACCTGCACCTGTTTCAGTCCATGCTCTATGCGGTGCTGCCTCCCGAGCGGGCGGCGTTCCTGCACGACGAGGGATATTGCGTCGATGGGCGGAGGATGAAGCTCTTCGCGATGAGCTGGCCCATCGCCGCGGAGCGCCCCACCTTCGAGGAGAACGCCATCCTGTTCCCGCTTCCGGTTCGCTTGGTGGTCTCCACACCCGTGACCGACACCATGGACGGCATCGCCGGCGGTGTGCTGAACGCCGGGGATCTGCGGCTGGGCAACAACGTCATCCGCTGTGAGCGCATCGAGGCGGAGCAGCAGCGGGCGGATGGGGAGGCCCTGACCGTGCGCACCCTGTCGCCCATCACCTGTTATGGCCAGGCGGAGCGGAACGGCAAGCCCTATACGGTTTACTTCAGCCCGTACCAGAGGGATTTTGCCGTGTCGGCGCACAACAACCTGGTGCGCAAGTTCCGCGCGCTCTTCCCCGATCGGGCCGTTCCGGAGGGGACGGTCCGCATCTCCCCCGTGGGACGCGTGTTGGAGCGGGTGGCGATCTTCAGCCCCGAGTCCTCCTTTCCCGTCAAGGGCTGGTCGGGCCGCTTCCGTCTGGAGGGGCCTCAGGAGCTTCTGCAGGTTGCGCTGGACTGCGGCCTGGGTGCGAAGAACAGCGCGGGATGGGGGTGTGTAACGCGGGAGTGGAGAGAGAATGAAGGAGAAATCGAACAAAATCATTGTCATTGAGCGTGATAAAATTAAAGAGCGATTCTTCCCGAGCTTGTTCTGGGGATGGAAATATATGTTGTTGTCTGTGGGACAGATAAAAATTCCTTTTATAGGTTTTACTTGATATGATGTTGATTATCTCAATATAATGTTGACTGTAGGACATAAGACGTGCTATACTCTCTTGGAAAAGAAGGGGGTATAGTTATGTCCTATTTTCGTAGAAGAAAAAGCAGGAAAAGAAAAGAGGCGACAAAAAAGCCTCTTGATGCCTGTATGGTTAAGAACTATTATGGCTGCTCCTACACTGTCATCAATGGCCCGGTCAATATTGGGGATCCCGATGATAATCGGAGATTGATGAATAAAGCGTTGGAGAGCGCTTTGAAGTATGTTCGGACTAAATTTATGTCGCTGTGGAGGTGAGGGTCATACAACACACGTTCAAGGTGAGAGGGCACTGGTGGTTCGATTCCGGACTGATGGGGCTGTACTTCATCGCCAAAGATAAGACGACTTTGGAGGCGGAGCGCTGGCCGGATGTCAAAGTTGTTCTGGATTTCGACGGCGTATCGGTCGGGGCGCCGGATGACCGGATGACGCCGTTCCTGGAGGCCTGTTATGAGGAACTGGCCTCCGACTGGTGGAATCGATCGACGAAAAAGCAAAAGGAGAATCCAGAACTCGTTTGCTACGACCAAGAGGAAAAAAAGCTGATGTGTCTGCCGAAACGGATGCCGACGCCGGTTCCCGCTCTGTCGGTAAGCGCTACGAGCTGGAGGGGGGAGGCGGAGGCGTTCGAGGACTTGTCCGTGTCGCTCCAGGAGGAGGTAGCAGCTTACCTGAAGGAGCATAAGAAGTCTCTATGGGGCACGAAGAAAAAGCTCTGTTACGAGCAGCCCGTCTGCCATCCCCAACTGGATGTTTTCCCCAAGGTCAGGCGAGGGGGAGGGGCCGTGTGTTCCGTCTGCGGGCAGACCTCCGTCTGCGACAGGGTCTCTCAGACCTCTTTCCCCCTCTTTTCAAGCCAGAGTGCGACCTTCTCCTTCAATTCCGACTTGGGGTCGCCCGATCTCATCTGCTGGGAATGCCAGTTGTTGGGCAAGTTTGCCGTTCACGCGTCGTATTACAAGGTTGCGGATTCCCTGACCTACATCATGCAGCTGAACTCCGGAGACCTGAGGGCTTTGAAAGATGCTCACCTGACGTTTGGGATTCCCTCCCCACTGCGACTTTTATTGGAAGACGACAAGATTTATTTCTACAACTTCGGAGAAAAGAGCCGTATTTTGCAGAATGCCCGATTATCCTACGAGGTTCTGTGGGGTTTCTATCTGGCGGCCTATGATCTGGTCTTGAAGAACCAGCAGAAGCGCCGCAACGAGACGCGTGCCTTGGAGGACCTGGATGAGGATGAGATCGACGAGGAGTCCCTCAGGCAAACGACCGCGCTGAACGTCGTCCTTGCGGCTCTGGACTCCAAGGGGAGTACGTTCATCACCAAGGAGGTCGTCACTTATACCGATACGGCCTACCTGTTCCGGTTGATTGGCTTTATCAAAAAATATATCCGCACCGAGGCCCCGGAGGCGATGGCCCAGGATCTCGGGAGTTTTTTCGAGCTCCTCTTTTGGGACTTGGAGCTCCCCAATCCCCAAAAGCCCTATGATCCTCTGAATGGAATGGATCGCAACGGCCTGCTGCGGTGCGTGTTCGAGAAGAAGTCCATCGTGTGCCGTGTGGAGAGTTTCGTGTTCAAAAAATCTCTGGCGGTCGATTATCCGAGCTTTGGCCGTATTCTGTTCTTCGTGATGGCTTACGAGCTGGTGGCGCATTGTCGGGATTCGGAGGAAGGAGAGAAAAAAGGCATGGCTACAGGAATGACAAAGGAGCAAATTGCCCTTGCGAAGAGGTTGGGAGAGCAGATCGTCTTGGCTGCTAATGAATTTCTGGATAAAAAGGGTGCAGGTTTTGAGGCGAAGAAGGCTGTCAAGGGCGATCTTTTTACCCTGCGCAAGACCCGTACGGCGACGGATTTCCTGGAGCAGCTGAATCGCCTGCAGTTCCGCTACGGAATCGTCGTCAACAAGGAGATCGCGGCGGGAGTTCTGGCTGAGGACGACGTCCCCTTCGAGGAGTTCAGGGCCTATTGCATGATTGCCGCCTTGAACGCCTACAACAATGTTATGCGCCCTCGTGCTTCGGGGGATAAGGACTCGCAGTCCGGCAACGAATGACGAAAAAACATTGCAGGAGGTAATATGAGATGACGAATTCCAAATGTTTGACGCTGACCTATCTGACGCACGCCTCTTACGCCTCTTTGAACGGTTCCGACAAGGAGGCCGACAACATCTCCAGC
The sequence above is a segment of the uncultured Fretibacterium sp. genome. Coding sequences within it:
- a CDS encoding SPFH domain-containing protein, translated to MPVVLVFIVLLTAFLFLTFFAMLKRYRRCPSDRILVIYGKTGEGSARCIHGGAAFVWPLFQDYAYLDLTPISIEIPLQGALSRENIRIAAPSTFTVGISTEPAIMKNAAERLLGLNLSDVRKVAEDIIFGQFRATIATMNIEEINKDREKFQSAVMESVEVELAKVGLRVINVNIKDIDDESGYIKALGQKAASEAINQARIDVAEQEKKGQTGVAEAEKEKNIAISLAGKEQSIGVAQAGKEQSIGVAEAEKEQRIGVAEANSRAIVGVASADKEQKIGVAEAEKEQRIGVASAEAEAVKGENIARQVKAQSEAELREKVAEADKRGTVAEKTTQAEARRIAYEAELEAEVARKERDKAAQLANTIPAAEAEKQQRIIAAEALMEQQRREGLGEGERIKNEMLGRAEGMKAIFEANAEGIRKLVEASGGDANAAFLLMMADRVPAMMEIQAKAISNFKIDKVTVWDGGAGGGNSISGLVRDYATSLPPLQDLLKMTGVIGPGLLGRREEEKPPQRPAPGSADKAQ
- a CDS encoding ROK family protein, with protein sequence MAFYIGVDIGGTNIKAGVTDGTGNLVGEAEMPTGANRPQEAVIGDILAAADRAVSAAGILRGELSAAGVGCPGTVESSSGSVVYNNNLGWRNFPLGKLLSEAWGLPVRVENDANAAALGEVCAGSVRGASSAMILTLGTGVGSGFVVNGHIWTGWNSSASEFGHMVIVKGGRPCTCGRRGCLETYASATGLINMTREAMAAHPESLMNALAEREGRVGGHTAFAAAERGDAAALRVVDEYVDYLACGVTNIVNGLQPEVVGIGGGVGRQGERLLAPLRQKVYAEVYGGRGERFTRLTQCTLGYRAGLVGAAMAAMQSTG
- a CDS encoding diguanylate cyclase — protein: MTTHSPSLKNPGKDIPFESVSGDIITQNSFNGSSWFRIPMEDLARDIKGVSLRPDEGGVLMIASPHITHVDCFVPKTLSSYEHYSYDRDSRNALQFLYTRYPVLWLPPLDGAARDGYVYLNVRSDYPVAARLCLLAPLSFIRFFFKSMIIQLVFVGVMIAFVVTYFLFYMMTGEKVYRTFMIIQLSSTLLAASFNGHFHAYLKLPAPLTVFMTWSIFGVANVVGARFFLSELQGAPRIRKAYKPVLCIQCALAFGMLATAMNGRFLWVCVGAALAFFLSLVGSVLLFVQMVRTRTPLRSLLLYAGSYSVFFLGIGIMFLGTYYNPYYLSRLSYPDIFYMTLLATAPFLSILRKLFESRARFDNYNLLQAQNTLYRELSQRDGLTGLYNRSYLEQVLNESVRNTEKTGKNLSFIMLDIDHFKNFNDTWGHQEGDRALAFVARIIRDSLREQDVATRYGGEEFSIVLAGADLLIANIVAERIRRSCETRSLSLGKYKTLTVSLGISLFRPGETPKSLVRRADEALYRAKRNGRNRAEAEAPQPSHAPRDPSLSPSVADGSPRPHAPKKGAER
- the cas6 gene encoding CRISPR-associated endoribonuclease Cas6 — translated: MHITLWLTGDGGRIRVPRSNLHLFQSMLYAVLPPERAAFLHDEGYCVDGRRMKLFAMSWPIAAERPTFEENAILFPLPVRLVVSTPVTDTMDGIAGGVLNAGDLRLGNNVIRCERIEAEQQRADGEALTVRTLSPITCYGQAERNGKPYTVYFSPYQRDFAVSAHNNLVRKFRALFPDRAVPEGTVRISPVGRVLERVAIFSPESSFPVKGWSGRFRLEGPQELLQVALDCGLGAKNSAGWGCVTREWRENEGEIEQNHCH